The Clostridium sp. AWRP genome has a window encoding:
- a CDS encoding head maturation protease, ClpP-related → MSKILEFKSKDKFGKEKVNGKMEIKNQTDTAADLYFYGDIVSTTYDPDDWWSSGSPEDKAPQDVADFLNEIDGMTDVNIHVNSGGGDVFAGVAIYNILKNNSANKTTYVEGLAASAASIIALAGDKIVIPSSAQLMIHNPWTHAGGNANDLRNVADMLDQISKSLVNIYMENAKDGIKADDIKQMMDDEKWFTGDEAAEVFNIEVDTTEPVAASIKSEFFSKYKNTPKNLLNITPKNNTKHPVVKDAEIESLIERVNNTLKYSNLEEE, encoded by the coding sequence ATGTCCAAAATACTGGAGTTTAAGAGTAAAGATAAATTTGGTAAAGAAAAAGTTAATGGAAAAATGGAAATTAAAAATCAAACTGATACTGCTGCAGATTTATATTTTTATGGTGACATAGTTTCTACTACATATGATCCTGATGATTGGTGGAGTAGTGGAAGTCCAGAAGATAAAGCTCCACAGGATGTTGCTGATTTTCTTAATGAAATTGATGGCATGACAGATGTAAATATTCATGTAAATAGTGGCGGAGGTGATGTTTTTGCAGGTGTAGCAATATATAACATATTAAAAAATAATAGTGCAAATAAGACAACTTATGTTGAAGGCCTAGCAGCAAGTGCAGCAAGCATAATAGCATTAGCAGGAGATAAAATAGTAATTCCATCAAGTGCACAACTTATGATACACAATCCTTGGACACATGCAGGAGGAAATGCCAATGATCTCAGAAATGTAGCGGATATGCTTGATCAGATAAGTAAATCACTTGTAAATATTTATATGGAAAATGCTAAAGATGGCATAAAAGCTGATGATATAAAACAAATGATGGATGATGAAAAATGGTTTACAGGTGATGAGGCTGCAGAAGTATTTAATATTGAGGTTGATACAACTGAACCAGTTGCAGCAAGTATAAAAAGTGAATTTTTTAGTAAATACAAAAATACGCCTAAAAATTTACTTAATATTACACCTAAAAATAATACAAAACATCCTGTTGTTAAGGATGCAGAAATTGAAAGCCTAATAGAAAGAGTTAATAATACATTAAAATATTCAAATTTAGAGGAGGAATAA
- a CDS encoding phage major capsid protein: MNRYQLEQTLDGVGQDLKASNEKLVKMYADSKTTIDARNEQKNNVKDLEERFNGLKAQIDDLDKQAKEKLKTKNNLDGDDDPKAKIIKAKASLVRAVMAHKPVSDDVKNALGGVRASLGDGTSLGDGGKLLPTTMTTELLTEPMAKNPLRGISTFTNITNLEVPKIIFTLSDDDFVQDGATAKELEASADTIVFARNKFKVFCDISETILNGTATNLVETVNNALESGLAKKEKKVAFEAAAPTDMSFYKKDAGSKYLIKEVQKDTLFKAVKAALADLEDDYSDNAKIVMRKSDYFDMIDTLANNNSTLYTAQPEQILGAPVIFCDLATIPVVGDFGYSHFNYDLNMLYDQDKNVKTGMESFVLTAWIDHKIKMYSAFRLATVKTVTP, encoded by the coding sequence ATGAATAGATATCAGCTTGAACAAACACTTGATGGTGTAGGTCAGGATTTAAAAGCAAGTAATGAAAAACTAGTAAAGATGTATGCTGATTCAAAAACTACTATAGACGCTAGAAATGAACAGAAAAATAATGTAAAAGACTTGGAAGAAAGATTTAATGGATTAAAAGCTCAAATTGATGATTTAGATAAACAGGCAAAAGAAAAACTTAAAACTAAAAACAACTTAGATGGTGATGACGATCCAAAAGCTAAAATTATTAAAGCAAAAGCATCATTAGTAAGAGCTGTAATGGCACATAAACCAGTATCAGATGATGTAAAGAATGCACTTGGAGGGGTTAGAGCTTCTTTGGGTGATGGTACATCTCTTGGAGATGGAGGAAAATTACTCCCAACTACTATGACTACTGAATTATTGACTGAACCTATGGCAAAGAATCCATTGAGAGGTATTTCAACATTTACTAATATAACCAACCTTGAAGTACCTAAAATAATTTTTACTCTAAGTGATGATGATTTTGTTCAAGATGGTGCTACAGCAAAAGAATTAGAAGCAAGTGCAGATACAATTGTATTCGCAAGAAATAAGTTCAAAGTATTCTGTGATATAAGTGAAACTATACTTAATGGTACCGCAACTAACTTAGTAGAAACCGTAAATAATGCATTAGAAAGTGGACTTGCTAAGAAAGAAAAGAAAGTAGCATTTGAAGCTGCAGCTCCTACTGATATGAGTTTTTATAAGAAAGATGCTGGTAGCAAATATTTAATAAAAGAAGTTCAAAAAGATACTTTATTTAAAGCAGTTAAAGCTGCATTAGCTGATTTGGAAGATGATTATTCTGATAATGCAAAGATAGTTATGCGAAAATCAGACTATTTTGATATGATTGATACTTTAGCTAATAACAATTCTACTTTATATACAGCACAGCCAGAGCAGATTTTGGGAGCACCAGTTATATTTTGTGATTTAGCAACAATACCAGTTGTAGGCGATTTTGGATATTCTCATTTTAACTATGACTTAAATATGCTTTATGACCAGGATAAAAATGTTAAAACAGGCATGGAAAGTTTTGTATTGACAGCATGGATTGACCACAAAATAAAAATGTATTCTGCATTTAGACTTGCAACAGTAAAAACTGTTACTCCCTAG
- a CDS encoding Rho termination factor N-terminal domain-containing protein yields MTVDQLTTIAKNKGMTGYSSLNKADLISAILAKEGV; encoded by the coding sequence ATGACAGTTGACCAATTAACTACTATTGCAAAAAATAAAGGCATGACAGGCTATTCTAGTTTGAATAAAGCTGATTTGATAAGTGCAATATTAGCTAAAGAGGGTGTATAG
- a CDS encoding head-tail connector protein, with protein MNLSEVKEWLKVDYEDEDNTLSSLLSASEMIIKQATGVELSDVQGDEKALALYDLIQKIIVTNFNENRGEGIKDNIGLTSLYMQLEAYKLSNSTTDSVDTG; from the coding sequence ATGAATTTATCAGAAGTAAAAGAGTGGCTAAAGGTAGATTATGAGGATGAAGACAATACTTTATCCTCTTTACTTTCTGCAAGTGAAATGATAATTAAGCAGGCCACTGGAGTTGAGCTTTCAGATGTACAAGGTGATGAAAAGGCATTAGCGTTGTATGATCTGATACAAAAAATTATAGTAACTAATTTTAATGAAAATAGGGGGGAAGGAATTAAAGATAATATTGGACTAACAAGCTTATATATGCAGTTAGAAGCATATAAATTGTCAAATTCAACTACAGATAGCGTTGATACAGGGTAA
- a CDS encoding head-tail adaptor protein: MSDNKLDPGKLDKRIEVWQMRKEENEICEEDYGPQYLKKIWSSIIPQTGKLQKQTNPDTVTADTTHKIIVRYGSGKNITDDMWLMYFENKADSDIYAKDQNAKVGHRFDINYILDPYFAHKTLEIFCTEKIE, from the coding sequence TTGAGTGATAATAAATTAGACCCGGGGAAGTTAGACAAAAGGATTGAAGTTTGGCAGATGCGTAAAGAAGAAAATGAAATTTGTGAGGAAGATTATGGCCCGCAATATTTAAAAAAAATTTGGTCAAGTATAATCCCCCAAACTGGGAAATTGCAAAAACAAACTAATCCTGATACAGTAACTGCAGATACAACTCACAAAATAATTGTGAGATATGGATCAGGGAAGAACATAACGGATGATATGTGGCTTATGTATTTTGAAAATAAAGCTGATAGTGATATATATGCTAAAGATCAAAATGCTAAAGTTGGCCATAGATTTGATATAAATTATATCTTAGATCCATACTTTGCTCATAAGACGCTTGAAATATTTTGTACTGAAAAAATAGAGTAG
- a CDS encoding HK97 gp10 family phage protein, translated as MEDGFEGLSGLDDLTKDFLSLAQEELPKESKKFIKKNANQLKTATKNKSKELGILEETGNYYKSFKSGKVYKYDGSLACRAMNNSPHAHLLENGHMQTDKAGNTVGKGFVPGFHAFEKEYSEFLNKYYDNCEQFIDDMLKNKGL; from the coding sequence TTGGAAGATGGATTTGAAGGCTTAAGTGGCTTGGATGATTTAACAAAGGATTTTCTTAGTTTAGCACAAGAAGAGCTTCCTAAAGAATCTAAAAAGTTTATAAAAAAGAATGCAAATCAATTAAAGACGGCAACTAAAAATAAATCAAAAGAATTAGGTATACTTGAGGAAACTGGTAATTACTATAAATCATTTAAAAGTGGAAAAGTCTATAAATATGATGGTTCTTTAGCCTGCAGAGCAATGAACAACAGCCCTCATGCTCATTTACTGGAAAATGGTCATATGCAAACTGACAAAGCAGGGAATACTGTAGGAAAAGGATTTGTCCCAGGATTCCACGCCTTTGAAAAAGAATACAGTGAATTTTTAAATAAATACTATGATAATTGCGAACAATTCATTGATGATATGTTGAAAAACAAAGGATTATAA
- a CDS encoding DUF6838 family protein — translation MVTIKDIVKAINLKIKDKFPDIPIQSTDIKEGFKRPSFYVNKDDNKSNRYNQDIKESKTSIRIYYFPTSAYKNRIELLNMENDLTDLFLDGVLVSTDDGEYLMEILEDDIDSVVTDGVLQVHFYLYLLQDFSEEDAEVMEELEMDELENN, via the coding sequence ATGGTTACTATAAAAGACATAGTAAAGGCTATAAATTTAAAAATAAAAGATAAATTCCCTGATATACCAATACAAAGTACAGATATAAAAGAAGGCTTTAAAAGACCTTCTTTTTATGTAAATAAAGATGATAATAAATCCAACAGATATAACCAAGATATTAAAGAAAGTAAAACATCCATAAGGATTTACTATTTTCCTACAAGTGCATATAAGAACAGGATTGAACTTTTAAATATGGAAAATGATTTAACTGATTTATTCCTTGATGGTGTGCTAGTTAGTACGGATGATGGTGAATATCTGATGGAAATTTTAGAAGATGATATAGATTCTGTGGTTACAGATGGAGTATTACAAGTGCATTTTTACTTATATTTACTTCAGGACTTTTCAGAGGAAGATGCTGAAGTTATGGAAGAATTGGAAATGGATGAATTAGAAAATAATTAA
- a CDS encoding phage tail sheath C-terminal domain-containing protein, producing MSLNLPNIDVIFSKLASTLEGRSQKENVILIIKDDTDKTFSTKVYTDATVAAKDSALYTPANLMYITDAFIGEPAKVTVIRIDATGGKIADALTIAGTLERGWIGTPSEVQADQDAITSFIKDQVAKKRYYFGIVFNSTVPPNFKFVTNIDNPKVTFKGSRGEQTSNEAIPTLLGYFAGNAITRSATNLVIENLVSVQENTDVNADINNGKMPLINDNDDGENKVRIGLAINSLTDDDAIEDEKFIEIVEAEALIATDVRNTFKNDWQGKVKNTPDHQVLFVSAVNGFYKELTKEENGGILDENFDNASYIDTDVQKKALVAAGVSGASSFTDAQVKQTVIGRKVFLKSNIKILFAMTDLTLNNMLN from the coding sequence ATGTCTTTGAATTTACCAAACATAGATGTTATTTTCTCAAAATTGGCTTCTACGTTAGAAGGTAGAAGCCAAAAAGAAAATGTAATCCTAATTATAAAGGATGATACTGACAAAACTTTTAGCACAAAAGTATATACAGATGCTACAGTTGCGGCAAAGGACTCAGCCTTATATACTCCAGCAAATTTAATGTATATAACAGATGCTTTTATTGGAGAACCAGCAAAAGTAACAGTAATTAGGATTGATGCAACAGGTGGCAAAATTGCAGATGCATTAACTATAGCTGGAACTTTAGAAAGGGGATGGATAGGTACTCCAAGTGAAGTACAGGCAGACCAGGATGCAATTACTTCTTTCATAAAAGACCAAGTTGCAAAGAAGAGATATTATTTTGGAATTGTATTTAATTCAACTGTACCACCAAATTTTAAGTTTGTTACGAACATAGATAATCCCAAAGTAACTTTTAAAGGAAGCAGAGGAGAACAAACTTCAAATGAAGCTATTCCAACACTTTTAGGATATTTTGCAGGTAATGCAATAACTAGAAGTGCCACAAATTTAGTAATAGAAAATTTAGTGAGTGTACAGGAAAATACAGACGTTAATGCGGATATAAATAATGGAAAAATGCCTCTTATAAATGACAATGATGACGGTGAAAATAAAGTAAGAATAGGACTAGCAATTAATTCTTTAACAGATGATGATGCTATAGAAGATGAAAAATTTATAGAGATAGTGGAAGCTGAAGCGTTAATTGCAACAGATGTAAGAAATACTTTTAAAAATGATTGGCAGGGAAAAGTCAAAAACACTCCAGATCATCAAGTATTATTTGTTAGTGCAGTAAACGGCTTTTATAAGGAACTTACTAAAGAAGAAAATGGTGGTATATTGGATGAAAATTTTGACAATGCATCATATATAGATACAGATGTACAAAAAAAAGCACTAGTTGCTGCTGGTGTTAGCGGTGCAAGTTCTTTTACAGATGCTCAGGTAAAACAAACTGTTATTGGCAGAAAAGTATTTTTAAAGTCAAATATAAAGATACTGTTTGCTATGACAGATTTGACATTAAACAACATGTTAAATTAG
- a CDS encoding phage tail tube protein, with translation MANKGTDYLVGTNMTVYMNNVKITEIASCELKVTGKFDDVNQAGEFGTTYVYLGYECSGTLKLNKMRSVGASIVGEAYLTGEMPQLKVSGAVTNKVTKQTGRMEFYDVVVTEFGLNSEVKKLITEEIPIKAGSFKVLDKINPITV, from the coding sequence ATGGCTAACAAAGGTACTGACTATTTAGTTGGAACCAATATGACTGTTTATATGAATAATGTAAAAATTACAGAAATAGCTTCTTGTGAATTGAAAGTTACAGGTAAATTTGATGATGTAAATCAAGCAGGAGAATTTGGGACAACCTACGTTTATTTAGGATATGAGTGCAGCGGGACACTTAAACTAAATAAAATGAGAAGTGTTGGTGCAAGTATTGTTGGGGAAGCTTATTTGACAGGAGAGATGCCTCAATTAAAAGTAAGTGGAGCTGTGACTAATAAAGTTACAAAACAAACAGGTCGAATGGAATTCTATGATGTAGTTGTGACAGAATTTGGCCTAAATTCTGAAGTTAAAAAACTTATAACTGAAGAAATACCTATTAAAGCTGGTAGTTTTAAAGTTCTAGATAAAATTAATCCAATAACTGTTTAG
- a CDS encoding transglycosylase SLT domain-containing protein produces MASRVIATILSLKDNFSKTIQGTTENTKAFQRQIQHTQNDIAKFRNNIGESFGTIKTKVAGALAGLGFAEVAKKSVEFASNLVEVQNVVDQTFGKGASQIDAWSKTALNAYGLNQLQAKQFTGYLGAMMKSSGIAGDSLTKMSEDLVGLSGDMASFDNLDPEIAFEKIRSGISGETEPLKEIGINMDVANLKAYALSQGITKSYESMSQAKQVTLRYNYLMSVTADKHGDFAKTQQTFANQMRIAKANVEQMGASIATNFLPFLNKMLLTFNNGGLKSIGTIFSGIGNTIVSIANNAKVPLQSLMNSFGNLGQASGIKNLFSGIDSKPLETLKWTINSVIYGLRDLVNFVSQHAAATKTILAGLGGALIATKFVQEGVKIQGTIKDIKKGVEGLQGLSKAGKLLSSIFSVPVNAVPFIIAITVIASIAYIVIKNWTPLKNFFTGIWSSITQGASNFSNGVKNVISDVGNTIKSIFSGIGSFFSGLWSGITNTAVSVWNGIKTTASTIWNGIKSVFSTVVTSIVTFVNTKFSSQIQAITIIFNSIRNIFSSIWNGIKTIVLGVVLVIMDIISGKFGSVRTDISKILKSLGNDIRNIGNNIRLIIITVINAIRTTAIQLFTGMVNGIKSIWNGIRNFFSSLWLNLKLGAINGWNAFRNGISGIVSGVVSWIINTWNSIINWFATLPSRLYQSGVSMFTSLKNGISNTIVNIGSWISQKFQGFVSFFTSLPSKASTWAHDMIQGFLQGINDKIDAVKKGASNIADKIRSILHFSTPDEGPLKPYAQWMPDFINGMNEGVINTTPNIVKGVTDMATNITTPINNFVALNNTLGINAIQQLSAGISSQTSNVVATAQSLASSVLQGVKDIFGIRSPSRKMFQVGIHFMQGFINSLKSSGIGDVIKKIFGDIASLANGTLGGALGNIIENFIDTGNLSGLGKMLQGIMQNGLGFLSGGGNVAEWISAAIALTGVSSDWAEPLAEIIQHESGGDPNSINLWDSNAAAGHPSKGLMQLIDENMSDYHLPGLTDIYNPIANIAAGIKLIQHDYGSVYNVPGVRALAEGRPYVGYANGTQSSKEGKAEVGEYEAEIVTGRKVVDLRGGSKVYKGSDTKKILGSRGDIKVYVIVKGNVIGNEEFMEQCGEYVGNKVLAVIDNQ; encoded by the coding sequence ATGGCAAGTAGGGTAATAGCTACAATTTTAAGTTTAAAAGATAATTTTTCAAAAACCATACAAGGAACAACAGAAAATACAAAGGCTTTCCAGCGTCAGATACAACATACTCAAAATGATATTGCAAAGTTTAGAAATAATATTGGAGAAAGTTTTGGAACTATAAAGACTAAAGTTGCTGGAGCTTTGGCAGGATTAGGATTTGCTGAGGTTGCAAAGAAATCTGTTGAATTTGCTTCTAACTTAGTTGAAGTTCAAAATGTAGTAGATCAAACTTTTGGAAAAGGTGCATCACAAATAGATGCATGGTCTAAGACAGCTTTAAACGCGTATGGATTAAATCAACTCCAAGCTAAACAATTTACTGGATACTTAGGGGCAATGATGAAATCTAGTGGTATAGCTGGAGATTCACTTACAAAAATGAGTGAAGACTTAGTAGGGCTATCAGGAGACATGGCCAGTTTTGATAATTTAGATCCAGAGATAGCTTTTGAAAAAATTAGATCAGGTATAAGTGGAGAGACTGAACCACTTAAAGAAATTGGCATAAACATGGATGTTGCAAATTTAAAGGCCTATGCATTATCACAAGGTATAACAAAAAGCTACGAAAGCATGAGTCAGGCTAAACAGGTAACATTAAGATATAACTATTTAATGTCTGTTACAGCCGATAAGCATGGTGATTTTGCTAAGACTCAGCAAACATTTGCTAATCAAATGAGAATTGCAAAAGCTAACGTTGAACAAATGGGAGCAAGTATTGCAACTAACTTTTTGCCTTTTTTAAATAAAATGTTACTAACATTTAATAATGGTGGATTGAAGTCAATTGGGACTATATTTAGTGGTATAGGTAATACAATAGTCAGTATTGCTAATAATGCTAAAGTTCCACTTCAAAGCCTTATGAATAGTTTTGGCAATTTAGGGCAAGCAAGTGGAATAAAAAATTTATTTTCTGGCATAGATAGCAAACCTCTTGAAACATTAAAATGGACTATAAATAGTGTCATATATGGGTTAAGAGATTTAGTAAACTTTGTTTCACAACATGCTGCAGCCACAAAAACTATTTTAGCTGGATTAGGTGGAGCTTTAATTGCTACTAAATTTGTACAAGAAGGTGTAAAGATTCAAGGAACTATAAAGGATATAAAAAAAGGAGTTGAAGGACTACAAGGTTTAAGTAAAGCAGGAAAACTACTTTCGTCAATATTTAGTGTACCTGTCAATGCAGTACCTTTTATAATAGCGATAACTGTAATTGCATCAATAGCCTATATAGTAATAAAAAATTGGACTCCTTTAAAAAATTTCTTCACAGGAATTTGGAGCAGTATTACACAAGGAGCTAGCAACTTTTCTAATGGTGTAAAAAACGTAATTTCAGATGTTGGCAATACAATAAAGAGTATATTTTCAGGTATTGGAAGTTTTTTTAGTGGCTTATGGAGTGGAATAACAAATACTGCTGTAAGTGTATGGAATGGAATAAAAACAACTGCAAGTACAATTTGGAATGGAATTAAATCAGTATTTTCAACTGTGGTTACTTCTATAGTTACATTCGTCAATACTAAGTTTTCATCTCAAATTCAAGCTATTACAATTATTTTTAATTCTATAAGAAACATATTCTCAAGTATATGGAATGGCATTAAAACTATAGTTCTTGGTGTTGTTTTAGTTATCATGGATATAATTAGTGGTAAGTTTGGAAGCGTAAGGACTGATATTTCTAAAATATTGAAAAGCCTAGGCAATGACATTCGCAATATAGGAAACAATATTAGATTAATTATAATCACTGTAATAAATGCTATACGAACAACAGCAATACAGTTATTTACTGGGATGGTAAATGGCATAAAATCAATCTGGAATGGTATTAGAAATTTTTTCTCCAGTTTATGGCTTAACCTAAAATTAGGAGCTATAAATGGATGGAATGCTTTTAGAAATGGGATATCAGGCATAGTATCAGGTGTGGTAAGCTGGATAATAAATACATGGAATTCAATTATTAATTGGTTTGCTACATTACCATCTAGGTTATATCAATCTGGTGTTTCTATGTTTACAAGTTTGAAAAATGGTATATCTAATACAATTGTAAATATAGGTTCTTGGATATCTCAAAAATTTCAAGGTTTTGTTTCTTTCTTTACAAGTTTACCATCCAAGGCATCAACTTGGGCACATGACATGATACAAGGATTTTTACAAGGTATTAATGATAAAATAGATGCAGTAAAAAAAGGAGCTTCAAACATAGCAGATAAAATAAGAAGCATATTGCATTTTAGTACACCAGATGAAGGCCCTTTAAAGCCATACGCTCAATGGATGCCTGATTTTATTAATGGAATGAATGAAGGTGTCATTAATACCACTCCAAACATTGTAAAAGGTGTAACAGATATGGCAACTAATATTACAACACCTATAAATAATTTTGTTGCACTAAATAATACCTTGGGGATTAATGCTATACAGCAATTAAGTGCAGGTATATCTAGTCAAACAAGTAACGTAGTTGCTACAGCACAAAGTTTAGCTTCCAGTGTACTGCAAGGTGTTAAAGATATTTTTGGCATACGTTCTCCAAGTAGGAAAATGTTTCAAGTAGGTATACATTTTATGCAAGGATTTATTAACTCACTTAAAAGTAGCGGCATAGGAGATGTAATAAAGAAAATATTTGGGGATATTGCATCTTTGGCAAATGGAACTCTAGGCGGAGCCTTAGGCAATATAATTGAAAATTTTATCGATACTGGCAATCTTTCTGGGTTAGGCAAAATGCTCCAAGGGATAATGCAAAATGGATTAGGTTTTCTTAGTGGTGGAGGAAATGTAGCAGAATGGATAAGTGCTGCAATTGCTCTAACTGGTGTATCCTCAGATTGGGCGGAGCCATTGGCTGAGATTATCCAGCATGAATCTGGCGGAGATCCGAATTCTATAAATCTTTGGGACTCAAACGCAGCGGCAGGCCATCCTTCAAAAGGGCTCATGCAACTTATTGATGAAAATATGTCTGATTATCACCTGCCAGGATTGACTGATATTTATAATCCTATTGCAAACATTGCTGCAGGTATAAAACTAATTCAACATGATTATGGATCTGTATACAATGTACCTGGTGTAAGGGCATTGGCTGAGGGTAGACCATATGTTGGGTATGCAAATGGAACACAAAGCTCAAAAGAAGGAAAAGCAGAGGTTGGAGAATATGAAGCTGAAATAGTTACAGGCCGTAAGGTAGTTGATCTACGAGGTGGAAGTAAAGTATATAAAGGGAGTGATACTAAAAAAATATTAGGAAGCAGGGGAGATATAAAAGTATATGTAATAGTAAAAGGTAATGTAATAGGTAATGAGGAATTCATGGAACAATGTGGAGAATATGTTGGAAATAAAGTATTAGCAGTAATTGATAATCAATAA
- a CDS encoding C40 family peptidase, translating to MWYLYTNYIIGYNGNGNFVDILSYINNIQWTNDQDTISVQLTFDSILDLAEGRSHIVLKKDTKVVFQGYITKKINKDKTGAYTAMDYAYLLNRNDVEPIQFNCDAKTAIYQLLTKYNIGGACIPLATKISKLYKGKTVNEIIEDILKQCSGETGDDIIKEMRGNVLWIDKLSNLKIDCKYKISNDFEISRSLESMVNKVIVTSNEESDGSIMATAKDDSNINIFGLYTKSLSIEKANSAQSQNLADQYLNNYDATNREVTLNLTDIEGCEDIRAKRSIPVDISKYGVNGYFKVKSAQHNLSNNTHKIQVTIDFSNASFEEPALLQQLSQSGSSSSSSNSTSSDSSKQDQIISYAKQFLGVPYVWGGKTPSGFDCSGFVSYVFAHFGISLTPYTYTMFGEGTQVSLDNIQPCDLVFFFNKGHVAIYIGNNQFIEAPHTGANVRITTLSDYYRGECSGVVRVT from the coding sequence ATGTGGTATTTATATACAAATTATATTATTGGGTATAACGGTAATGGAAATTTTGTGGATATATTATCATATATAAATAATATTCAGTGGACAAACGATCAGGATACTATATCTGTGCAACTTACTTTTGATTCTATACTGGATTTAGCTGAAGGAAGAAGCCATATAGTCTTAAAAAAAGATACCAAAGTAGTATTTCAAGGATATATAACTAAGAAGATTAATAAGGACAAAACAGGTGCTTATACAGCTATGGATTATGCCTATTTATTAAACCGAAATGATGTTGAGCCTATACAATTTAATTGTGATGCCAAAACTGCTATATATCAACTTTTGACCAAATATAATATTGGTGGTGCTTGCATACCTTTGGCAACAAAAATATCAAAATTATATAAAGGAAAAACCGTAAATGAAATAATAGAGGATATTTTAAAACAGTGTTCAGGAGAAACAGGTGACGATATAATAAAAGAAATGCGAGGAAATGTCCTATGGATTGATAAATTAAGCAATTTAAAAATAGATTGTAAATATAAAATATCTAATGACTTTGAAATAAGTAGAAGCCTTGAAAGTATGGTTAATAAGGTAATAGTAACAAGCAATGAGGAAAGTGACGGATCTATTATGGCAACAGCAAAAGATGATAGCAATATAAATATTTTTGGTTTATATACTAAGAGTTTAAGTATTGAAAAGGCCAATAGTGCACAGTCACAAAATTTAGCAGATCAATATTTAAATAATTATGATGCAACAAACAGAGAAGTAACATTAAATTTAACTGATATAGAAGGTTGCGAAGATATTAGGGCTAAACGAAGTATACCTGTAGATATATCTAAATATGGTGTAAATGGTTATTTTAAAGTGAAGTCAGCTCAACATAATTTAAGTAATAATACCCATAAAATACAGGTTACAATTGATTTTTCTAATGCAAGTTTTGAAGAACCTGCATTACTTCAACAGTTAAGTCAATCAGGTTCATCATCCTCTAGTAGTAATAGTACAAGTAGTGACAGCAGTAAACAAGATCAGATAATAAGCTATGCAAAACAATTTTTAGGTGTGCCTTATGTTTGGGGCGGGAAAACTCCAAGTGGTTTTGATTGTAGTGGCTTTGTAAGCTATGTATTTGCACATTTTGGGATAAGCCTTACTCCTTATACTTATACAATGTTTGGAGAAGGAACACAAGTCAGCTTGGATAATATACAACCATGTGATCTTGTGTTCTTTTTTAATAAAGGACATGTTGCAATATACATTGGAAACAATCAATTTATTGAGGCACCACACACAGGTGCAAATGTTAGAATAACAACATTAAGTGATTACTATAGAGGTGAATGTAGTGGTGTAGTTCGTGTAACTTGA
- a CDS encoding DUF2577 domain-containing protein has protein sequence MGARWDVKLANEFKKRNNEIYTGVVVGTVTSINPLTISILNGAGLFSGDNLYICKNATEYKMNVTVSVTTDRGNYTGTGTATHEGLKEKDRVAVIATEDGGKLFVIDKL, from the coding sequence ATGGGAGCTAGATGGGATGTAAAATTAGCAAATGAGTTTAAAAAAAGAAATAATGAAATCTACACAGGTGTTGTAGTAGGTACTGTAACAAGTATTAATCCACTTACTATTTCCATACTTAATGGAGCTGGTCTATTTAGTGGAGATAATTTATATATATGCAAAAATGCGACAGAATACAAGATGAATGTAACTGTTAGTGTAACAACGGATAGAGGTAATTATACAGGAACCGGAACTGCTACTCACGAAGGGCTAAAAGAAAAGGATAGAGTAGCAGTTATAGCTACAGAAGATGGAGGAAAATTATTTGTTATAGATAAGTTATAA